The Acidobacteriota bacterium genome contains the following window.
CCGTATGACACAGGCTTCACCCTCGACTTCGACGACCTGAAGCGGCGGCTGCGCCCCGATACCCGGCTGGTGGTGGTGACCAACCTCCACAATCCCTCCGGCGCCGCCCTCCGGCCGGAGGAAGTGTCAGAGCTGGCGGCGATCGCCGAGGCGCACGGTTGCCGCGTCCTGGTGGACGAGGTGTACAAGGACTTCCTGACGGAGAGCGCCAGCCCCATGGCCCGCCGGAGCGGCGGGCGGATGATCTCGGTCACCGGGCTGTCGAAGGTGTACGGACTGACCGGCCTGCGGGTGGGGCTGCTCTTCGCCGACGCCGCGTTCGTGCGGCGGTGCTACCGGATTGTCGACTACCTCGCCGGCGCCAACTCGGTCCCGGGCGACGCGATCGCCGCCGCGGCGCTCCGCCGGCGCGACTGGCTGATGGAGCGGGCGCGGGCCGTCGCCGCGCCGGCGCTGGCCCGGGTGCGCGCTCACGTGGAGGCCGACGAATTGCTCGAATGGGTCGCGCCGCCGGCCGGCATCATCGCCTTTCCGCGGATCCGCCGGCCTCTCGACACCCTGGCCCTGGCCGATTTTCTCGAGCGCGAGTACGACCTCGGCGTGACGCCGGGCGACCTGTTCGGGCTGCCGGGCCACGTGCGGATGGGCTTCGGTCTGGCCGAGCCTGAGGAACTCGAGGAGGCGCTGCGGCGGTTCCGGGACGGGATCCGCGCCATGCCGGAATAGGGGCACGCCAAGGCGCCAAGGCACGAAGTCGGATCCCGGCAGGACGGACCACAACAGAACTACGCACCATTGATCATTTTTCATTGATCAGCTGACATTGGTCATTTCCGGCGAGACGGCTCGGACCGTCGTGACCCGGTGAGAACGCGTGCCGGCGTCGTAACGGATCTGGAACGGTTGCGGGCCGGGGTACAATGGAGCGGAGGCCGAACACCGCATGCCCTATCACATCTTCTCACCGGCTCCGCTGCGCTGGCCCCTGATCGAGCAAGGGCGGCACCGCGCCCGCCTCACCTTCCGTGCCATGCGCCACCGCGATTTCACCCTGTTCTGGCTGGGGCAATGGGTGTCGGTCATCGGCACCTGGATGCAGACCATGGCCCTGTCATGGCTGGTCTACCGGCTCACTGATTCGGCGCTCATCCTCGGCGTGCTGGCGGCAGTCCGCTTCGGCCCGTCGCTGCTGGGCTCGCCCTTCGCCGGCGTGCTGGCCGACCGCTTCCCCCGCCGCAACCTGGTCCTGCTGACCCAGTCGGCCAGCCTGCTGCTGGCGTCGACGCTGGCCGCGCTGACGCTCACCGGCGCGGTGAAGGTCTGGCACATCCTGACGCTGGCCCTCATCCAGGGAGTGGTGGACACGCTGGACATGACCGCCCGCCAGACCATGCAGATGGACCTCGTGGGACCGGACGACCTGCAGAGCGCCGTGGCGCTCAATTCGGCCGCGTTCAACACCGGCCGCATGGTGGGGCCGGCGGTGGCCGGCGTGCTGGTGGCCGCCTACGGCGAAGGGATCTGCTTCGCCATCAACGCCGCCAGCTACCTCGCCGTGCTGGTGGCTCTGCTCAGCATCCGGGGAATTGCGGCTACGCCACGCTCGGGCGCCAGCGTCGGTCGCGACCTGCTCGAGGGAATGCGCTTCACCTGGGGCCACCCCACCATCCGGACGGTGCTCCTGGCTGTCGCCGTCACGTCGATGGCCGGGCTGTCCTATTCCACCCTGCTGCCGGTGCTGGCCCGGGACATCCTGAAAGCGGGCGCGCCCGGCTACGGCCTGCTCCTGTCATGCGTGGGGGTGGGAGCCATCGCCGGGGCGCTGGGGGCCGCCGCGCGACGGGGCAACCAGGGAGTCGGCGGGCTCATCGGCCTCGGCCAGGCGGCGCTCGGGACCGGACTCATCGCCCTGGGCTTGAGCCGCTTGCTCTGGGTCTCCTGCGCCTGGATGGTGCTGGTGGGAGTGGCGGTGACCATGCAGCTGGCCGTGACCAACGCGCTGTTGCAGACCACCGCGCCGCCGGCCATGCGCGGGCGCGTCATCTCGCTCTACATCTGGTTTTTCACCGGCCTGTCCCCCATCGGAGGGCTCGCGGCCGGCTGGGTGGCCGAACACCTTGGCGCACCGCTCACGGCCATGGGCGGCGGCGCCATCTGCCTGGCCAGCGCGTTGTGGACGCGCCGGGCCTGGCGCCGGTCCGCGGCGGCTCACCTCCACGATTCCGCTGCGGCTGAACCGCCGGCGGCGTCCTGAGGCGACGGCCGCCCCATCACCGGCAGCGGGCAGTTTCCTCTCTATTTGCAATGAAATAAGTATGTTATAATAAAGATTATGTTGCGCAGAACCGCCGCGTACAACCAATTCGAGCGCCAGTGGCTGACCCGGCCGGTCCGGGATGTCCGGGAGAATTTCCGCATCCTGGACGCCCTCTGGGCAGAAGCTGTCGCGCTGGGTGCGTTCGCCGGCGACGATCCATTGGCCGGCATCGAAGTGGACATCCGGGTGGCGAGGGCGTGGAACTGTGTTCCAAGAACTGCTGCAACGGATCGCCCGAGCATTTGATCGGGCGAACATCCCCTACATGGTGATCGGCGGACAGGCCGTCCTCCTGTACGGTGAACCCCGCCTGACCCGCGACATCGACATCACCGTCGGTCTGGACAGCAGCGGGCTGCATCAAGTTCTCGCGATCGTCCGCGAGCTGGGCTTGCGCGTATTGGTGGATCCGGCTGAACCGTTTGTCCGGGACACCATGGTGCTGCCCACCATCGAGGATAGCAGCACGATTCGGGTGGATATCGTGTTCTCGTTTTCGGCTTACGAACAGGCGGCGCTGGCACGGGTGCGCCCGCACCCCATCGGGAAGACCAAGGTCTGTTTTGCCTCCCTGGAGGACCTGGTCATTCATAAAATCATTGCCGGACGGAGCCGGGATCTGGAGGACGTGCGAGTCGTCCTGCTGAAGAATCCAGGATTCGACAGGGATTACATTGAACATTGGCTGAAGCTGTTCGATGAATCGCTGACCGAGAGCTATCTGGGAACCTTCCGCTCCATTCTTAACGAACTGCAGAGTTGAGCCGGCCGGTATCCGTCAGCTTGCCTCGTCCGCCGAGGGGCCGTAGATGGAGGGCACCGGCACGTCGCGCAGGCGCAGGTACACCGAGAGCTGGCCGCGGTGGTGGATCAAATGGTTGATGATCACCCCGCGCATCACCGTGGTGCGCGGCTCGTTCATGTAGACGGCGTCGCCCGACTTGAGGGCCCACTTCTTCCTCATGTCGGCGGCGCTGCACGCGTCCAGCGCCGCCAGCGCCTCGGCCAGGTGCTTCTCGAAGTGGGCCGTCAGCTCCGCCGTGCTCGTGGCCAGCCACGGCTTGTACTCGCCCTCGCCCATGTTCATCACGGGCTGCTCCAGGATGAGCTTCACCCAGCTCAGCGTGTCGGCCACGTGAGACGCCAGTTGGCCCATGCTCATGGATTTCGGGTGGGGTTTCCAGCCGAAGTCCTTCTCCGGCACCCGCGCCAGCATCTTGCGGATGGACACGGCCTCGAATTCCAACTCCTTGATGAACGGATCCACGATGCGCATGATCTTCCTCCTGTCGATATGTTTCTCCATTTATGCGCCCGGACAGTTTTTTTCGTCAAGAGACATAATTGTAGAGTGCGTGGGAGATAGGACCCGGGATCTGGGACCTGGGTTCTGGGATTGTGGACCTAGAACCGAAGACCCAGGGCCGAAATCCGAATTCCGAGGTTCGATATCCGCGTTACGGGAACGAGCCTCGAGTTACCGGCAGTTCTCGTGCCGAATCCGGCAGCGTTCGTCGGCGTACTCCAGTTCCACCGTGGTGTGGGCGATGCCACGCCGCGCCACCACCTCCTGGACGGCCTCCTTGATCCGGAGCTGGTCTTCCTTGCCGGCATCCGCGGCGATCACGGCATGGGTGGTGAGCACATGGTGGACGCCGTCCATGCTCCAGACATGGGTGTGGTGCAGGTCCGCGATCCCCTCGATCCCGCGCAACTCCGCCTCCAGGGCGGGCAGATCCACGTCTTCGGGCGTCCCCTGCAGGAACACCCCCATGGTCCGGCGCAGGTTGCGCACCACGTTCCAGAGCACCCACAGGGTGATCAGGATGGACAGGGCCGGATCCAACGCCGGCACGTCGCGCACCAGCAGCACCGCCCCGGCGATCAGGATCGCCAGCCATCCCAGGGCGTCCTCCACCAGGTGCCAGGCGACCATGCGGGCGTTGAAGCCGGATGTGCGCCGGAGCCGGAGGGCCGCCACGCCGTTGACGACGCAGCCCACCACGGCCAGGACGATCATGCCGGGGGCGTGGGCCCGCACGGGGTGCAGCAGCCGCGGCACCGCCTCGGTCACGATGAGGAGCGACCCGGCGATGAGCACGCCGGCGCTGATCAACGCGCCCACGAGCGCGAAGCGCCGGTAGCCGTAGGAGTACCGCGCGTCCCCCTTGCGACCGGAAATCTTCTCGAGGTACCAGGCCGCGCCGAGGGCGAACGAGTCACCCAGATCGTGGAGGGCGTCCGCCAGGATGGCGATGGAGTTCGTCCAGAGGCCGCCCGCGATCTCGAACAGGGTGAAGGCCAGGTTCAGCAGAAACGCCGTGCGAATGCCCTGCAGGCTGCCGGCTGGTGTGTGGTCATCGTTCATGGATTGACCCTGGTGTCCCGCGTCGGTCCCTGCGCCGAAGCCCGGCGTCGTCCAAGCGGACAAGACGACTCCGCAGGACCGCCCGTGCGGACGGCGGCGTCACGCGTGGATCATGGCCACGATGGGGAGCAGCCCCGCGCGGTCCACCTCGTCGAACGCGGCCGGCTCGTCGCTGTCCACGTCGAGGACGCCGACGATCCGCCCCGCCGCGTCGCGGAGCGGCACGACGATCTCCGACCGCGAGCGGGAGTCGCAGGCGATGTGGCCGGGGAATGCGTGCACGTCGGCCACCACCACCGGCTCGCCGCGGTCGATCCCCGCCCAGCAGACGCCGGTGTGGGCCTGCAGCACCTGGCAGGCCAGCGGGCCCTGGTACGGACCCACGGTGAGCGTGCCGTCCACGAGACGGTAGAATCCCGTCCAGAAATAGTGGGGCATCTTGTGGTGGAGCAACGCCACCGCGGTGGCCATCCGGGCGACGGGGTCACCGGTCTTGGTGAACAGCTCCGCCAGCTGGTCGCGGATGCGCCCGTACCGTTCCTGCTTCTGTTTCCGATCCATCGTTCGCTCCCTGATACCCTACGGACCGCCGATTTCCGACAGCCGTGTGCCGCTGCCGCTCAACGGATGGATTCTACCACACCGGAGCCATTCGCGGGCGGCGGTCCGAGCCGGTACAGCCGCGTGCCCATCCGGTCCTGGGCCATCTCTTCTTTGATGCAGGCGGCGGTGAACGCCGCCGCCTCCGGGCCCATCGCCTTCAGCGTCCGGACCGCCGATGAGTCCAACCAGACCGTCCGGCCCTCCCGCTGCTGGCCGGCCAGGAGACGTCGGAAGCCGTCCAGGCCGCCTCCCGGATCCACCGCCACCCACAGGGTGGCGGGATTGAAGTAGCGGAGGGTCCAGTTGTCCGGATTGAAGTCGCCGTACCCCACGGTGGTGGGGCCGGACCAGCGCCCCTGCATCCGCACGGCCAGCGCCAGCGGCGGGTTGGACCGGACCTGCGCGCACGGCACGATGAAGAATCCCAGGTTGAACAGGCCCACCAGCACCGCCGCCGCCAGGGGAAGCCGCCCCAGGCCGGCGGCCGGCGCGCCGCGCCGCAGCAGCCACGCCCCCAGCAGCAGGATCAGCGCCGGGAGGTAAAACAGCCGGTAGAAGGTGTTGCCGGGCAGCCAGACGAACAGGAATGCCAGATAGGGAATCAACCAGGCCACACCGACGCGCACCCACAGCGCGGCGACGGAGAAGCCCCCGGCGGGCGCCGGCGGCGGCAGCCGCCACGCGCGGCGCCGGATCAGCGTGACAATCACCCACCCGAGCGCCACCGCGAACAAAGCCAGCGCCGCCAGGCTCACGGGGTCCGGGTGCCGAAACACGTCGCCTGGCCGGCTGTTCACCAGGAGGCGCACATTGCTCTGGACGGTCAATACGAGGTTGCGGCCGAGGTCCCAAGAAAACGCCGAGTCGGGTGAGTGGTAGGTGAGCCACGTCCACAGGCTCGTCCCGCCCGGTTGGCGCCCGTACGCGGCCAGGTAGGCAGCTCCCGTCACCCCGCCGGCCGTGGCCAGGTAGAGCGCCACCGACCGCCACCGCCGCGCCGGCGTCTCCGCGCGGGCCGTCAGCCCGCACACCGCGGCGGGCAGGAACCCGACGGCCAGCTCGTGGAACAGCATCGCCGCCGCGTGGCACAGCCCCAGCCGCACCGGCGCGGGGGGCCCGGACCGGAGCAGCACGGCCAGCCCCAGCACCAGACCGAGCACGGACGGGACGTAGGCGCCGGCATCGGCGCCGAACCGCCACCACCCCGCCGAGAACGCGAACAGAGCGGCCAGGCCGCCCGCGAACACCGGCCCGCCGGCGTGCCGGCGGAACAGTCCGTAGAGGATACCCGCCGTCGCCGCCGCCAACGCCATGTTCAGGTACTGCAGCACCGCCAGCGCCCGCACCTCCGGAAAGACGGTGCGCACAGCGCCGTACGCCAGGCGCCCCGCCAGGGTGTAAACCAGGTGGTTCGGATGCAGCAGCGCGGGATCGCCGGGATCCGCAGTCGCTTCGATCTGGAGGGCGAATCCCACGCCGTCCCAATAGTGGTTCCGGATGGGGAACAGCAGGTAGACGGCGAAGACCGCAACGCCCAGGGCGGCCGCCTCGGCCGCGCGCCGGCGCGACCGCAACTGATCCGGCGGCAGTTGAAGGACGGGTTCAGACGGTGAGAGCGGGCTCATGGACGACCTTCGCGCGGGGCGCACGGGGGGCGATTTGCGCGCCGTCACTCCAGCAGGAGCCGCGAGAGGCAGTTGGCCATCGCCTCACGGTTGTCGGGGTGCACGCAGAATATCCCGTCGAGGCGCTCCAGCCCGATCCGCCGGACCCAGTCCACGAGCGCCCGTCGCTGGACCACGGCGA
Protein-coding sequences here:
- a CDS encoding MFS transporter, whose amino-acid sequence is MPYHIFSPAPLRWPLIEQGRHRARLTFRAMRHRDFTLFWLGQWVSVIGTWMQTMALSWLVYRLTDSALILGVLAAVRFGPSLLGSPFAGVLADRFPRRNLVLLTQSASLLLASTLAALTLTGAVKVWHILTLALIQGVVDTLDMTARQTMQMDLVGPDDLQSAVALNSAAFNTGRMVGPAVAGVLVAAYGEGICFAINAASYLAVLVALLSIRGIAATPRSGASVGRDLLEGMRFTWGHPTIRTVLLAVAVTSMAGLSYSTLLPVLARDILKAGAPGYGLLLSCVGVGAIAGALGAAARRGNQGVGGLIGLGQAALGTGLIALGLSRLLWVSCAWMVLVGVAVTMQLAVTNALLQTTAPPAMRGRVISLYIWFFTGLSPIGGLAAGWVAEHLGAPLTAMGGGAICLASALWTRRAWRRSAAAHLHDSAAAEPPAAS
- a CDS encoding cation transporter; the encoded protein is MNDDHTPAGSLQGIRTAFLLNLAFTLFEIAGGLWTNSIAILADALHDLGDSFALGAAWYLEKISGRKGDARYSYGYRRFALVGALISAGVLIAGSLLIVTEAVPRLLHPVRAHAPGMIVLAVVGCVVNGVAALRLRRTSGFNARMVAWHLVEDALGWLAILIAGAVLLVRDVPALDPALSILITLWVLWNVVRNLRRTMGVFLQGTPEDVDLPALEAELRGIEGIADLHHTHVWSMDGVHHVLTTHAVIAADAGKEDQLRIKEAVQEVVARRGIAHTTVELEYADERCRIRHENCR
- a CDS encoding GAF domain-containing protein — encoded protein: MDRKQKQERYGRIRDQLAELFTKTGDPVARMATAVALLHHKMPHYFWTGFYRLVDGTLTVGPYQGPLACQVLQAHTGVCWAGIDRGEPVVVADVHAFPGHIACDSRSRSEIVVPLRDAAGRIVGVLDVDSDEPAAFDEVDRAGLLPIVAMIHA
- a CDS encoding pyridoxal phosphate-dependent aminotransferase, with amino-acid sequence MRFDGVHYLRWAKEHQGRARYALTCSNMRPVTLAELDLSLDDVAIASGDPDGYGPLKAVAAEQFGVSPDEVFIGAGATGCNFVAFAAVLDEADGGPGHVLCETPGYTCLDDAVRPFGAAVETFARPYDTGFTLDFDDLKRRLRPDTRLVVVTNLHNPSGAALRPEEVSELAAIAEAHGCRVLVDEVYKDFLTESASPMARRSGGRMISVTGLSKVYGLTGLRVGLLFADAAFVRRCYRIVDYLAGANSVPGDAIAAAALRRRDWLMERARAVAAPALARVRAHVEADELLEWVAPPAGIIAFPRIRRPLDTLALADFLEREYDLGVTPGDLFGLPGHVRMGFGLAEPEELEEALRRFRDGIRAMPE
- a CDS encoding nucleotidyltransferase family protein, whose protein sequence is MFQELLQRIARAFDRANIPYMVIGGQAVLLYGEPRLTRDIDITVGLDSSGLHQVLAIVRELGLRVLVDPAEPFVRDTMVLPTIEDSSTIRVDIVFSFSAYEQAALARVRPHPIGKTKVCFASLEDLVIHKIIAGRSRDLEDVRVVLLKNPGFDRDYIEHWLKLFDESLTESYLGTFRSILNELQS
- a CDS encoding DUF664 domain-containing protein, coding for MRIVDPFIKELEFEAVSIRKMLARVPEKDFGWKPHPKSMSMGQLASHVADTLSWVKLILEQPVMNMGEGEYKPWLATSTAELTAHFEKHLAEALAALDACSAADMRKKWALKSGDAVYMNEPRTTVMRGVIINHLIHHRGQLSVYLRLRDVPVPSIYGPSADEAS